Proteins from a single region of Streptomyces spinoverrucosus:
- a CDS encoding RNA-guided endonuclease InsQ/TnpB family protein, which produces MQLRYAFRLYPDTGQQRALAKAFGCARVVFNDAVRAREDARKAQQPFPKIGELSTRLITQAKGTAERSWLGEVSAVVLQQSLRDAETAYRNFFASLKGTRKGPKTGPPRFKSRKDARQSIRFTANARWNITDSGRLNLPKIGAVKVKWSRTLPTTPTSVTVIKDAAGRFFASFVIDTDPAPDQARMPETDRTIGIDLGLTHFAVLSDGTKIDSPRFLRRAEKKLKKTQQELSRKQKGSKNRAKARLKVARAHTKVADARREFHHQLSTKLISENQGIAVEDLSVAGLARTKLAKSVHDAGWASFISMLEYKAERYGRTLVKIGRFEPTSQTCSTCGAVDGPKPLNVREWTCTACGTVHDRDVNAAINVKTAAGLAVSACGAPVRPGAIPAQREETGSHGFPTEPRAA; this is translated from the coding sequence ATGCAGCTCAGGTACGCCTTCAGGTTGTACCCGGACACCGGCCAGCAGAGGGCGTTGGCGAAGGCGTTCGGGTGCGCCCGCGTCGTCTTCAACGACGCGGTCCGCGCCCGTGAAGACGCCCGCAAGGCCCAGCAGCCGTTCCCGAAGATCGGCGAGCTGTCCACCCGCCTGATCACCCAGGCCAAGGGGACGGCGGAACGCTCCTGGCTGGGCGAGGTCTCCGCGGTCGTCCTCCAGCAGTCTTTGCGCGACGCCGAGACTGCGTACCGCAACTTCTTCGCCTCCCTCAAGGGCACCCGCAAGGGCCCCAAGACCGGTCCGCCCCGTTTCAAGTCCCGCAAGGACGCGAGGCAGTCGATCCGGTTCACCGCCAACGCCCGCTGGAACATCACCGACAGCGGCCGTCTGAACCTGCCGAAGATCGGCGCGGTGAAGGTGAAGTGGTCCCGCACGCTGCCCACCACCCCCACCTCCGTCACCGTCATCAAGGATGCGGCCGGCAGGTTCTTCGCCTCCTTCGTCATCGACACCGACCCCGCCCCCGACCAGGCCCGGATGCCCGAAACCGACCGCACCATCGGCATCGATCTCGGCCTGACCCACTTCGCGGTCCTGTCCGACGGCACGAAAATCGACTCTCCGCGCTTCCTGCGCCGCGCGGAGAAGAAGCTGAAGAAGACCCAGCAGGAGCTGTCCCGCAAGCAGAAAGGAAGCAAGAACCGCGCCAAGGCCCGCCTGAAGGTCGCCCGCGCCCACACCAAGGTCGCCGACGCCCGCCGAGAGTTCCATCACCAGCTCTCCACGAAGCTGATCTCCGAGAACCAAGGGATCGCCGTGGAGGACCTGTCCGTAGCGGGACTGGCCCGCACGAAGCTGGCCAAGTCCGTGCATGACGCCGGATGGGCGTCGTTCATCAGCATGCTGGAGTACAAGGCAGAACGGTACGGCCGCACCCTGGTCAAGATCGGCCGGTTCGAACCGACCTCCCAGACCTGCTCCACCTGCGGCGCCGTGGACGGACCCAAACCCCTGAACGTCCGGGAATGGACCTGTACCGCCTGCGGCACCGTCCACGACCGGGACGTCAATGCCGCGATCAACGTGAAGACGGCCGCCGGACTGGCGGTATCGGCCTGCGGAGCGCCGGTAAGACCGGGAGCAATCCCGGCACAGCGCGAAGAAACAGGAAGCCACGGATTCCCGACCGAACCCCGTGCCGCGTAG
- the tnpA gene encoding IS200/IS605 family transposase codes for MGEMQKIRTGRHCVFVMHVHLVFVTKFRHKVFTDAHLRRMEEIMRSVCTDFECELVEFNGENNHVHLLVNFPPKVAVTKLVNSLKGVSSRRLRQEFPDLVRHYWRANKLWSGSYFAGTVGGAPLTVVKQYIEQQNRPV; via the coding sequence ATGGGCGAGATGCAGAAGATCAGAACTGGTAGGCACTGTGTTTTCGTGATGCACGTCCACTTGGTCTTCGTGACCAAGTTCCGGCACAAGGTGTTCACCGATGCCCACTTGAGGCGCATGGAGGAGATCATGCGGTCGGTGTGTACGGACTTCGAGTGCGAGCTGGTGGAGTTCAACGGCGAGAACAACCACGTCCATCTGCTGGTGAACTTCCCGCCCAAGGTCGCCGTGACCAAGCTGGTCAACTCCCTCAAGGGTGTCTCCTCCCGCCGCCTGCGCCAGGAGTTCCCCGACCTGGTACGGCACTACTGGCGGGCCAACAAACTCTGGTCCGGGTCCTACTTCGCCGGCACCGTCGGCGGCGCACCGCTGACCGTGGTCAAGCAGTACATCGAACAGCAGAACCGGCCGGTATGA
- a CDS encoding CARDB domain-containing protein — MRWRTLGRRSLSGAVLAGLMTAGLLPMPFASTAQAAPAVQASTAADVNLALGRHATAGGSLGAYPAGNITDGAQASYWEGPAGSFPQWVQVDLGAALTLDRVVLKLPAGWESRTQTLSLQGSTDGSAFTTLAASAARLFNPAQSGTVTVDLASPADARYVRVNVTGNTGWNAAQLSELEVYGDEGGTEPPPTGTNLARNKPVEATSTTQTYVAANATDDSTSTYWEAAGHPADLTVKLGTAADVTAVVVKLNPDPVWGARTQGIQVLGRAPSDTDFTSLRDRADYAFSPGTGNAVTIPVSGRWTDIRLRFFSNSGAPGGQVAEFQVVGTAAPAPDLTVTGLDWSPAAPSERDPVTVNAGVRNAGTAPSAATTVDVTVEGTVAGSVAVPALDAGASTTVAVSTGTRAAGSYAVSAVVDPRNTVAELDDTNNSRNAADRMVVSQAPGPDLEVSSITTSPANPAVGSPVSFTVAVHNRGTTAAAAGSVTRLQAGTTTLNGTTGQVAAGATVNVPISGTWTATAGGATLTATADATGVVTETNENNNVLAKSLVVGRGAALPYTEYEAEDGRYQGTLLTADAKRTFGHTNFATESSGRKSVRLDSGGQYVEFTSTTPTNSIVVRNSIPDASGGGGADATISLYADGVFVQKLSLSSKHSWLYGSTDDPEGLTNRPGGDARRLFDEAHALLSRTYPQGTTFRLQRDAGDSATYYIIDLIDLEQVAPPAAKPANCTSITEYGAVPGDGLDDTDAIQRAVTADQNGQISCVWIPAGQWRQEQKILTDDPLNRGQFNQVGIRDVTIRGAGMWHSQLYTLTPPHEAGGINHPHEGNFGFDIDHNTQISDIAIFGSGTIRGGDGNAEGGVGLNGRFGKNTKITNVWIEHANVGVWAGRDYSNIPELWGPGDGLEFTGVRIRNTYADGINFANGTRNSTVYNSSFRNTGDDALAVWASKYVKDTSVDVGHDNHFRNNTIQLPWRANGIAVYGGYGNTIENNIVSDTMNYPGIMLATDHDPIPFSGQTLIAGNALYRTGGAFWGEAQEFGAITLFAQATDIPGVTIRDTEIHDSTYDGIQFKTGGGAMPGVKVIDVRIDKSVNGSGILAMSGARGSADLTNVTITNSAQGDVLIEPGSQFRITGAPAGPTVARRHG; from the coding sequence ATGAGATGGAGAACCCTCGGCCGGCGGTCGCTGTCCGGCGCCGTCCTGGCCGGGCTCATGACCGCCGGGCTGTTACCGATGCCCTTCGCCTCCACCGCTCAGGCCGCCCCGGCAGTGCAAGCGTCGACGGCCGCCGACGTCAACCTCGCGCTCGGCCGCCATGCCACGGCAGGCGGCTCCCTCGGCGCGTACCCGGCCGGAAACATCACCGACGGTGCCCAGGCATCCTACTGGGAGGGGCCGGCCGGCTCCTTCCCCCAATGGGTGCAGGTCGACCTCGGCGCCGCCCTGACCCTCGACCGGGTGGTGCTCAAACTGCCCGCCGGATGGGAGAGCCGGACCCAGACCCTCTCCCTCCAGGGCAGTACCGACGGCTCCGCCTTCACCACACTCGCCGCTTCGGCCGCACGGCTGTTCAACCCGGCGCAGAGCGGCACCGTCACCGTGGACCTGGCCTCCCCTGCCGACGCCCGCTACGTCCGCGTCAACGTCACCGGCAACACCGGCTGGAACGCCGCGCAGCTCTCCGAACTCGAGGTGTACGGCGACGAAGGCGGGACCGAGCCGCCACCCACCGGCACCAACCTGGCCCGCAACAAGCCGGTCGAGGCCACCTCGACGACGCAAACCTACGTCGCCGCCAACGCCACCGACGACTCGACCTCGACCTACTGGGAGGCGGCCGGCCACCCGGCGGACCTCACCGTCAAACTGGGTACCGCCGCGGACGTCACCGCTGTGGTGGTCAAGCTCAACCCGGACCCGGTGTGGGGCGCCAGGACCCAGGGCATCCAGGTGCTGGGCCGCGCACCGTCCGACACCGACTTCACCTCGCTGCGCGACCGCGCCGACTACGCCTTCAGCCCGGGTACGGGCAACGCGGTGACCATCCCGGTCAGCGGTCGCTGGACCGACATCCGGCTGAGGTTCTTCTCCAACAGCGGCGCCCCCGGCGGGCAGGTCGCCGAGTTCCAGGTGGTTGGTACCGCTGCGCCCGCGCCCGACCTGACCGTCACCGGTCTGGACTGGTCACCGGCCGCCCCGTCGGAGCGGGATCCGGTCACCGTCAATGCCGGTGTCCGCAACGCCGGCACCGCGCCCTCGGCCGCGACGACGGTGGACGTCACCGTGGAGGGGACGGTCGCCGGCAGCGTCGCGGTGCCCGCCCTCGATGCGGGCGCGTCCACCACCGTCGCCGTTTCCACCGGCACTCGCGCAGCCGGCAGCTACGCGGTCTCCGCGGTGGTCGACCCCAGGAACACGGTTGCCGAACTGGACGACACCAACAACAGCCGCAACGCCGCGGACCGGATGGTCGTCAGCCAAGCCCCCGGCCCCGACCTCGAGGTGAGCTCCATCACCACGAGCCCGGCGAACCCGGCCGTGGGCTCGCCCGTCTCCTTCACCGTCGCCGTGCACAACCGCGGCACGACCGCCGCGGCGGCGGGTTCGGTGACCCGGCTCCAGGCCGGCACCACCACGCTGAACGGCACGACCGGCCAGGTCGCGGCCGGTGCCACGGTGAATGTGCCGATCAGCGGCACATGGACGGCGACAGCCGGCGGCGCCACCCTCACCGCCACCGCGGACGCCACCGGCGTAGTCACCGAGACAAACGAGAACAACAACGTGCTCGCCAAGTCCCTCGTCGTCGGACGCGGCGCGGCCCTGCCGTACACCGAGTACGAGGCGGAGGACGGCCGCTACCAGGGCACGCTGCTCACCGCTGACGCCAAGCGGACCTTCGGGCACACCAACTTCGCCACCGAGTCCTCCGGCCGTAAGTCCGTCCGGCTCGACTCCGGCGGCCAGTACGTCGAATTCACCTCCACCACACCCACCAACTCCATCGTGGTGCGCAACTCCATCCCCGACGCCTCCGGGGGCGGGGGAGCCGACGCCACCATCAGCCTGTACGCCGACGGCGTGTTCGTGCAGAAGCTGAGCCTCTCCTCCAAGCACAGCTGGCTGTACGGAAGCACCGACGACCCGGAGGGACTCACCAACCGGCCCGGCGGCGACGCGCGGCGGCTCTTCGACGAGGCCCACGCGCTGCTGTCGCGGACCTACCCGCAGGGCACCACGTTCCGTCTGCAGCGTGACGCGGGTGACTCGGCCACCTACTACATCATCGACCTGATCGATCTGGAGCAGGTCGCTCCCCCGGCGGCCAAGCCGGCGAACTGCACCTCGATCACCGAGTACGGGGCCGTCCCCGGCGACGGACTCGACGACACGGACGCCATCCAGCGGGCTGTCACCGCCGACCAGAACGGCCAGATCTCCTGCGTGTGGATCCCGGCCGGGCAGTGGCGTCAGGAGCAGAAGATCCTCACGGACGACCCGCTGAACCGCGGCCAGTTCAACCAGGTCGGCATCCGGGACGTCACCATCCGAGGCGCGGGCATGTGGCACTCCCAGCTCTACACCCTGACCCCGCCGCACGAGGCCGGCGGCATCAACCACCCGCACGAGGGCAACTTCGGCTTCGACATCGACCACAACACCCAGATCTCGGACATCGCCATCTTCGGCTCGGGTACCATCCGCGGCGGCGACGGCAACGCCGAGGGCGGCGTCGGTCTCAACGGGCGCTTCGGGAAGAACACGAAGATCACCAACGTGTGGATCGAGCACGCCAACGTCGGTGTCTGGGCCGGCCGCGACTACTCCAACATCCCCGAGCTGTGGGGACCCGGCGACGGGCTGGAGTTCACCGGCGTGCGGATCCGCAACACCTACGCCGACGGCATCAACTTCGCCAACGGCACCCGCAACTCCACCGTCTACAACTCCTCGTTCCGCAACACCGGCGACGACGCACTGGCGGTGTGGGCCAGCAAGTACGTCAAGGACACCTCCGTCGACGTCGGCCACGACAACCACTTCCGCAACAACACGATCCAATTGCCCTGGCGGGCCAACGGCATCGCGGTCTACGGCGGCTACGGCAACACCATCGAGAACAACATCGTCTCCGACACGATGAACTACCCGGGCATCATGCTGGCCACCGACCACGACCCGATCCCCTTCTCGGGCCAGACTCTCATCGCGGGCAACGCCCTGTACCGGACGGGTGGCGCCTTCTGGGGCGAGGCACAGGAGTTCGGCGCCATCACCCTCTTCGCCCAGGCCACGGACATTCCGGGGGTGACCATCCGGGATACCGAGATCCACGACTCGACCTATGACGGCATCCAGTTCAAGACGGGCGGCGGCGCCATGCCCGGCGTGAAGGTCATCGACGTCCGCATCGACAAGTCCGTCAACGGCTCCGGCATCCTCGCGATGAGCGGCGCCCGCGGCAGTGCCGACCTGACCAACGTCACGATCACCAACTCGGCCCAGGGTGACGTGCTCATCGAGCCGGGCTCCCAGTTCAGGATCACCGGCGCACCGGCCGGGCCGACCGTCGCGCGCAGGCACGGCTGA
- a CDS encoding aromatase/cyclase: protein MSDSGVVRTHHAIDVAAEPKAVYELIAAAEDWPHIFPPTVHVEKLDGDDRSERLRLWAFANGEVRSWTSLRELDPSALRVTFRQEVSSAPVASMGGEWIIEAAPGGSSVVLLHDFTVVDDDPVAREWVERAVDTNSSSELAALKTAAESLAAEPRALLSFADHVDISGAQQEVYDFLWRADLWEERLPHVGRLVLTEPGRDLQTVEMDTRAADGSVHTTKSVRVGFAPGRLTYKQTQVPPLMAAHTGRWTIEPTQHGVRATSHHTVVLRPERVRELLGPDATLDTARDMVRTALGRNSTATLTLAKEIAERAASH from the coding sequence ATGTCGGACTCAGGCGTCGTCAGGACGCATCATGCGATCGATGTGGCGGCCGAACCCAAGGCCGTGTACGAGCTGATCGCCGCGGCGGAAGACTGGCCGCACATCTTTCCTCCCACCGTGCACGTGGAGAAGCTCGACGGGGACGACCGGTCGGAGCGGCTGCGGCTCTGGGCGTTCGCGAACGGGGAGGTGCGGTCGTGGACCTCCCTCCGTGAACTGGATCCGAGCGCGCTGCGGGTGACGTTCCGCCAGGAGGTCTCGTCCGCGCCGGTCGCGTCGATGGGCGGCGAGTGGATCATCGAGGCAGCTCCGGGCGGCAGCAGCGTCGTGCTGCTGCACGACTTCACCGTGGTCGACGACGACCCGGTGGCCCGCGAGTGGGTGGAGCGCGCCGTCGACACCAACAGCAGCTCCGAACTGGCCGCGCTGAAGACGGCGGCCGAGTCTCTGGCAGCGGAACCCAGGGCGCTGCTGTCATTCGCCGACCACGTGGACATCTCGGGCGCGCAGCAGGAGGTGTACGACTTCCTGTGGCGGGCCGACCTGTGGGAGGAGCGGCTTCCGCATGTGGGCCGGCTCGTGCTGACCGAGCCCGGCCGGGACCTGCAGACGGTGGAAATGGACACTCGCGCCGCCGACGGTTCGGTGCACACAACGAAGTCGGTACGGGTCGGTTTCGCACCTGGCCGGCTCACGTACAAGCAGACCCAGGTACCGCCGCTGATGGCCGCGCACACGGGCCGCTGGACCATCGAGCCCACCCAGCACGGAGTGCGCGCCACCTCGCACCACACGGTCGTCCTGCGCCCCGAGCGGGTGCGGGAGCTGCTGGGCCCGGACGCCACTCTCGACACGGCCCGCGACATGGTCCGCACAGCCCTCGGCAGGAACAGCACGGCCACCCTGACTCTGGCCAAAGAGATCGCGGAACGAGCCGCGTCCCACTGA
- a CDS encoding acyl carrier protein has protein sequence MSANGVTALSIDDFTRILRESAGEEEAVDLSGDIADVLFTDLGYDSLALLEVAGRITRDFGVALPDEGLDGAETPRAFVDLVNSALSGS, from the coding sequence ATGAGTGCGAACGGGGTCACGGCATTGAGCATCGACGACTTCACCCGAATCCTGCGCGAGTCGGCCGGTGAGGAGGAGGCGGTCGACCTGAGCGGGGACATTGCCGACGTGCTGTTCACGGACCTCGGCTACGACTCCCTTGCTCTGCTGGAGGTGGCCGGCCGTATCACCCGTGATTTCGGGGTCGCCCTCCCTGACGAGGGTCTCGACGGCGCCGAGACTCCCCGAGCCTTCGTCGACCTGGTCAACTCGGCCCTGTCGGGAAGCTGA